One Desulfitibacter alkalitolerans DSM 16504 genomic window carries:
- a CDS encoding aspartate aminotransferase family protein: MEQKPKLKLQKSFDLFEEAQRLSPGGLMGIRRPYNFIPGEYPIFIDHGYGGHIVDVDGNDYIDMLCGYGPIILGYNEKEINNAVIEQMDKGFCFALVQPIQNELEKRLIDLIPSAEMAILVKTGSDATGVAVRIARGYTDKNIILRCGYHGWHDWCVEVQGGVPDAIKNLTHEFPYGDLDALEKLLKEHGNDVACIIVTPVGHPLAAPVTVPPEGYLEGVRELADKYNAVLIFDEIRTGFRVSLGGAQERYGVTPDLSTFGKAMANGYAISACVGREEIMKVAEKKVFISSTFFPNSLEMVAAMKCIDILERENVIDSLWKRGEMFLDRLGSIVTKSQVPALVSGIPPMPFLTFEKADDLYKERRNCFYTETIRRNLFIQPYHHWYIAHRHTDQDLYYALNAIEEALDIVRKKYPVT; encoded by the coding sequence GTGGAACAAAAACCAAAGCTAAAACTTCAAAAGTCATTTGATTTGTTTGAAGAGGCCCAGCGTCTTTCTCCGGGAGGCTTAATGGGGATTCGCAGACCCTATAATTTTATACCTGGGGAATACCCAATTTTTATCGACCATGGCTATGGAGGCCACATAGTTGATGTAGATGGCAATGACTATATAGATATGCTTTGCGGCTATGGCCCAATAATCTTGGGATATAATGAAAAGGAAATTAATAATGCGGTAATTGAGCAAATGGATAAGGGATTCTGTTTTGCTCTGGTTCAGCCTATCCAAAATGAACTTGAAAAAAGATTAATTGACTTAATTCCTTCAGCTGAAATGGCCATATTAGTAAAGACAGGATCAGACGCAACTGGTGTAGCAGTTAGAATAGCCAGGGGCTATACTGATAAAAATATAATTTTACGTTGTGGTTATCATGGCTGGCATGATTGGTGCGTTGAGGTGCAGGGCGGTGTGCCGGATGCCATAAAGAACTTAACCCATGAGTTCCCCTATGGGGATCTAGACGCTTTGGAAAAACTGCTTAAGGAGCATGGCAATGATGTTGCATGCATAATTGTAACTCCTGTGGGCCACCCCCTGGCAGCCCCTGTTACAGTTCCTCCTGAAGGCTATTTAGAAGGGGTACGAGAACTGGCTGACAAATACAATGCTGTACTAATCTTTGATGAAATTAGAACTGGCTTTAGAGTATCTCTTGGAGGAGCCCAGGAAAGATATGGAGTAACACCTGATCTTTCTACCTTTGGAAAAGCCATGGCCAACGGCTATGCCATAAGTGCGTGTGTTGGCAGGGAAGAAATAATGAAGGTAGCAGAAAAAAAGGTGTTCATAAGCTCTACTTTTTTTCCCAACAGCCTGGAAATGGTGGCTGCAATGAAGTGCATTGATATATTAGAAAGAGAAAATGTTATTGATAGTCTCTGGAAGCGTGGGGAGATGTTTTTAGACAGACTTGGCAGCATTGTCACAAAATCACAGGTTCCTGCATTAGTATCTGGGATACCTCCAATGCCCTTCTTGACCTTTGAAAAGGCAGATGACCTATATAAAGAGCGCAGAAACTGTTTCTACACAGAGACAATTCGAAGAAATTTATTTATTCAACCATACCACCACTGGTATATTGCCCATAGACATACGGATCAAGACCTGTACTATGCATTAAATGCAATTGAAGAAGCCCTGGATATTGTTCGTAAAAAGTACCCTGTAACATAA